In Pirellula sp. SH-Sr6A, the DNA window TACACTTCATCGACGCTGCCGTTGCGTCCTTTCGTGCTTACGATCTCTCCACCTTCGAGAAAAAAATCGCAAATGTCGGTGGCTGCGAAGAGCAATCCACCTGTGTTATCGCGGACATCGATGATCAGTGCCTTCCAGGAGGTGCTCTTCGATTCGATCGCTCGTTTGAGCTCATCGGCTGTCTTTTCTCCGAAAAGTTCGATATGAAAATAGCCCACATCTTCGTCGGCTTGCATTCGGAACTCCCATCGCCCGTTTTCCAGTCGTCGGTCGCCCAATACGGATTCCACTTCGATGCGAGCTCTCGTCACGGAGATCAAGAGAGGCTCGGATTCACCCGGCCGTTCCAACTTCAAGCTGGCCGTTGTTCCTTCTTTGCCTCGAAGCCGCTGCGACGCTTCCGCGAATTTCAAATCTGCGACCGGGAAGCCATCTACTTCCAGGATAATATCTCCGGGTTTGACTCCCGCCCGATAAGCGGGTGAATCATAAAGCGTGCTGACGATCGTCAATCGATCGCGACGGGGCGGTCCATCCAGACTGACCCCGAGGCCTCCAAATTCTTGCTCCAAGATCGCTTGGAAAGGCTGGAGGGATTCCGGCGGAATGTAACCTGAATAAGGATCGAGCGACGCAAGCATCCCTGACATCGCCGCGCTATACAGAGCCTGCGGATCGGCAGGATCAACGTACTGCTGCTCGATCAAGTCCATAACCAATCCAAGGTCCCCGAGCTTCCTCAACCGTACAGAATTTGCATAGCAAAAGAGGCAGACCACCGTCACGATTCCGAGAACTCGAAGGTTAAAGGTTGTCACGGCAGCGACTCGACGGATTGGTGTTAAGGTATCTCATTGATCGACGTAGGAGCTATTTCATTTGAGAACGAGCAACAGGTCACCCGTCTCGACTTGATTGCCCGACTGCACGTAGAGCTTTGCGATCTCGCCATCCCGTTCTGCAGTCATGATCGTTTCCATCTTCATCGCTTCGAGCGCCAGAAGCTTCTGACCCTTTTGCACTTTATCCCCAACCGCGATCGAAACGCCGATCACCATACCCGGCATCCCTGCTCCGATATGGGTTGGATCGGATGGGTCTGCTTTAAGTCTGGCGACGGCTTTATTCTCGATCGATTGGTCGACGATTTCAATTTCGCGAGGTTGCCCATTAAGCTCAAAGTAAACGGCCCGAGTTCCATCCGGTCGGGCTTCTCCCACCGCAAGAAACTTGACGATGAGCTTCTTTCCAGGTTCGATGTCGACCGAAAATTCCTCTCCGATCGCAGGTCCATAAAAGAATATGGGTGTCGGAAGCAGCGAGACATCACCGTAGCTCCGGACATGCGCGAGAAACTCATCGAATACTTTGGGGTAGAGAGCCGAGGTTACCCTTTCGCGTCGATTCGCGGCTCGCCCCAGCTTGGACTCTAAATGTTTGCCGATCTGTTCGAAGTCAACAGGCGGCAGCGTTTCTCCGGGCCTGCTTGTGACTTCGGGGTTATTCCGAAGGATATTCTTTTTGACGTTTGCGGGGAAACCACCAGGCGGTTGTCCCATCATTCCCCCGACCAGATCAAGAACGGAACCGGGATAGGAAAGCTCGCGGCGTCCCTCGGCGATGTCCTCCGCAGTGAGTTGATTCGCCACCATGAAAAGCGCCAGGTCGCCGATCGCTTTGCTCGTCGGGGTCACCTTGACGATATCCCCTAACAATTGGTTGGCGTCCGCATATCGCTTGCATACGTCTGCCCATTGATATGCGAGCCCCAATGCCTTGGCTTGCTGGTAAAGGTTCGTGTACTGTCCACCGGGCATCTCGTGCTGGTACAAGTCACCGCCAGCGACGAGCGATTCGCTTTCAAACGGTGCATAGAACTGACGCACCCCTTTCCAATATTCTGAGATCTGGGTCAATGCATCGGTTTCAAGCTTGCTTTCTCGATCCGAGCTTCGCAATGCCTCCACCAGCGTATTCAAGTTGACCTGCGATGTTCCGCCGGACATCGACGCGAAGGCTCCATCGATCACCTCTACTCCTTGCTCGGCAGCTTGCAGCAACGAAGCCGCTTGGATCCCCGCGGTATCGTGGGTGTGGAAGTGAATTGGAATTCCAATCTCTTGCTTGAGGGCATGAACCAGTTGCTTGGCAGCTGCTGGCTTGCAGAGCCCCGCCATATCTTTGATGGCCAGCATATGGGCCCCCATGCGTTCAAGCTCTTTGGCTAGATCGACATAATAACCGAGTGAGTACTTTGGACGACTCGGATTGGTGATATCCCCTGTGTAGCAAATGGCCGCTTCGCATATCATGCCCGATTCCAGGACCGCATCCATGGCGACTCGCATGTTCTCGGTCCAGTTGAGGGCGTCGAAGACACGGAAAATATCGACCCCTGCCGACGCCGCTTCCCGAACAAACTCCTGCACCACATTGTCCGGATAGTTGGTATAGCCTACCGCGTTTGACGCTCGCAACAACATTTGAAACAAGATATTGGGGACGCGTTCTCGCATCGCGCTGAGGCGTTGCCAAGGGCTCTCTTTCAAAAACCGCATCGCGGTATCGAACGTGGCACCACCCCACATTTCCAGCGAAAAAAACTGCGGAGCAAGCCGTGCGTACGCATCCGCGATCGCGACCATATCCGCGGTTCGCAATCGAGTCGCGAGAAGGGATTGATGGGCATCCCGCATCGTCGTGTCCGTGAACAATAGCTCTTTGGAGTCACGGATGCTCTCGCAAAACTTCTGTGCCCCGAGCTTCAAGAATCGGTCGCGGTATCCCTCCGGTAAAGGAATACTCTTGTCCGTAGCTGGTATCGCTGCTGGTTCGCGACGAATGGATTTGGAGGAGCCTTCGATGAGCTTGTTCCCATTGACGACTGTTTCCGCGATGAAGCTCAAGATGCGTGTGGCTCGGTCGCGTCGACGCGGTAGCTCGAACAGCTCTGGCGTCTTATCGATCATCCGAGTCGTCGCATTTCCCTCCAAAAACGTGGGATGGGTAATGAGGGATATCAGGAAAGGAATGTTGGTTTTAACCCCCCGAATCCGGAACTCTTGCAAGCATCGTTCCATGCGTCCGGCAGCTTCCCCCAAATTGCGACCGCGCGCGGTCACTTTGACCAATAGCGAATCGTAGAAGGGGTTGACGACCGCACC includes these proteins:
- a CDS encoding S41 family peptidase, whose protein sequence is MTTFNLRVLGIVTVVCLFCYANSVRLRKLGDLGLVMDLIEQQYVDPADPQALYSAAMSGMLASLDPYSGYIPPESLQPFQAILEQEFGGLGVSLDGPPRRDRLTIVSTLYDSPAYRAGVKPGDIILEVDGFPVADLKFAEASQRLRGKEGTTASLKLERPGESEPLLISVTRARIEVESVLGDRRLENGRWEFRMQADEDVGYFHIELFGEKTADELKRAIESKSTSWKALIIDVRDNTGGLLFAATDICDFFLEGGEIVSTKGRNGSVDEVYEATPGALVPPEIPIVVLVNDQSASASEILAACLQDRERAIIVGTRTFGKGSVQNVIPLEGGNAAMRLTTAYYYPPKGRLIHRRKDAKPEDPWGVVPSEGFTVEVNEPELAAIGERFRLRADPRFVPEPAETGEINPWILRDPTLTNDPQLLRALEAIETFAKKELVDK
- a CDS encoding pyruvate carboxylase, translating into MPAFQKILAANRSEIATRIFRSAHEIKIRTVAIYSHEDRFALHRFKADEAYQIGKPGEPIRSYLDIDGIVRLCLENGIDAVHPGYGFLSENAEFAKALGANGITFIGPSVRALELLGDKVAARGIAKKVGVPVLEGSTRAVRSLDEAHETAKTMGYPIMLKASKGGGGRGMRIVENESELAINLEQAQREAKNAFGSDEVFLEKLVARARHLEVQILGDLHSNLIHLHERDCSVQRRHQKVVELAPAPNLEKRVAAELHEAALAIGREVGYHCAGTVEFLLDTDSNQFYFIEVNPRIQVEHTVTEEVTGIDLVRAQILVAQGERLGDDSLGLPLQKDVQVVGSAIQCRVTTEDPSNQFRPDYGKISHYRSAGGLGIRLDAGSAFSGAVVNPFYDSLLVKVTARGRNLGEAAGRMERCLQEFRIRGVKTNIPFLISLITHPTFLEGNATTRMIDKTPELFELPRRRDRATRILSFIAETVVNGNKLIEGSSKSIRREPAAIPATDKSIPLPEGYRDRFLKLGAQKFCESIRDSKELLFTDTTMRDAHQSLLATRLRTADMVAIADAYARLAPQFFSLEMWGGATFDTAMRFLKESPWQRLSAMRERVPNILFQMLLRASNAVGYTNYPDNVVQEFVREAASAGVDIFRVFDALNWTENMRVAMDAVLESGMICEAAICYTGDITNPSRPKYSLGYYVDLAKELERMGAHMLAIKDMAGLCKPAAAKQLVHALKQEIGIPIHFHTHDTAGIQAASLLQAAEQGVEVIDGAFASMSGGTSQVNLNTLVEALRSSDRESKLETDALTQISEYWKGVRQFYAPFESESLVAGGDLYQHEMPGGQYTNLYQQAKALGLAYQWADVCKRYADANQLLGDIVKVTPTSKAIGDLALFMVANQLTAEDIAEGRRELSYPGSVLDLVGGMMGQPPGGFPANVKKNILRNNPEVTSRPGETLPPVDFEQIGKHLESKLGRAANRRERVTSALYPKVFDEFLAHVRSYGDVSLLPTPIFFYGPAIGEEFSVDIEPGKKLIVKFLAVGEARPDGTRAVYFELNGQPREIEIVDQSIENKAVARLKADPSDPTHIGAGMPGMVIGVSIAVGDKVQKGQKLLALEAMKMETIMTAERDGEIAKLYVQSGNQVETGDLLLVLK